A stretch of DNA from Tubulanus polymorphus chromosome 6, tnTubPoly1.2, whole genome shotgun sequence:
ACCTCGTCCGACGAGGAGGACGCCGCGTTGGATAAACGAGACGTGACCTCGCGACCGGTGACGACCTCGCGACCTCTCATACGAGGTCTATTAGAGAAAGAGTACGGGTACTCGGTACGCAGGTCGCAGGTACTCTTACACGAGAAACTGTCGTCGAATTTAGCGATGATTCAACGTTTGAAACTACAAACTAAACTGAATAAACACGACGGATGTGTTAACGctttacatttcaatgataaagGTACAATacctcccctcctccctccctcagtATCCTCCCATCTCCCTTCCTCTGTATCCTCCCCATTCCCTCCACAGTatcctcccctctccctccccccaCAGtatccccctctccctccctttcCCTCCCCTCTACTCCAAATCGcgtcaaattgtctactagtgatttgatctgtAGATATATCCAGGATGTCTGCCTCCACAAATCctcttatgacatcatcaaattgatcgaTTTTCCATTCCAAAAAGATGGCTACCTCATaataatccccctatgacatcatttgaTTATTTAGGTATCTATAGACATTTCCGGAAAAAATGTCTGCCTCcttaaatccccctatgacatcatcaaattggcCTTCAATTCTACAATGTTGTTTTTGTGCAGGTAATCTGTTAGCGAGCGGTTCCGATGATTTGAATATAGTGATTTGGGATTGGGCTTATTCTAAACCGGCCATAGTTTATCAGAGCGGGCACCGTGGCAACGTATTTCAGGTAAACCAGTTTTAAACTTATATCCGAATGTTTATTTAGAATTCGAAGTTGagaatttgtttgtttgttttctagGCGAAGTTTATGCCGTACAGCGGAGATTGTCACGTAATTAGTTGCGCTCGAGATGGACAGGTGAGAGTCGCCGAGTTGTCTACGACCGGGGTATGCAAGAATACAAAGAAACTTGCCCAGCATCGCGGAGCCGCCCATAAGGTAATAATCGATCCATATTGTCCACACAGTTCCTACAGCCCACCTGAAATCCCTTAAAAAAAccatcaaatttcaaaatcaattttgaggGTACAAAACCCTCGAATTCTAAGTTTAGGATCCTGAGGATGTTTCCTCAGTTGAGAATTAAGTCCAAAAAAGGTCTTAaaccttaagactggtctttagttgttagattggttatagaactgagATGGTCgtaaattggtcttaagtctaaaccatgactatggaactgggccccgaactgtggaactggatcctgaactatGGAACTACCATTAGGTTCTGAGGGTTTTCGGTAGCTGAACTACTGTaatatttattctattttttgtAGCTGGCTTTGGAAGATTCTCCACATTATTTTCTGAGTTGCGGAGAAGACGCTCTTATTTATGGGATAGATTTACGAGAAAGTAAACCAACAAAGTAAGCAATAGATCGACATGCACCAACATGCATCAACATGTATTCTACATGCATCAACATGCATTCTACATGCACCAACATGTATTCTACATGCATCAACATGCGTCTTACTTGTGGAAACATGTTagttagatatttatatctatttttagattgatATGCACTAAAGAGGATGACAAGAAGGTTACTTTATATTCCATCCATTCAAACCCAACGaatccaaatgaattttgTGTCGGTGGACGAGACAACTTCATCAGGTCTTTATTTATTCGCTCAACtgatagtaaaatttcgaatAAATCTTCGacgaaattaaaagaaaaatctcctctctccctgtTTTGAATGTTTCTAGGATTTATGATAGGAGAAAACTCAACGAAGAAGGTCAAGGACCTTTAAAGAAGTATTGTCCTCACCACCTGGTGAGTAATTACAGTATTAATTCATTGATGTTTAGATTTGATTGACAGGTTGTGATTTGATTGACAGGTTTGTTCTTATATTTATAGCTGAACAGTAATCTGAAAGCTAACGTCACGTGCGCCGTGTATAACTACAATGGAACAGGTACGAATGTCataatttatgataatttattcaaactACAGGCTCCACCTCCTGTTTAAACAGtagtttgatattttgtagAGGTTCTCGGGACGTACAATGATGAAGATATCTATTTGTTTGATACGTCACATTCAGACGGAGCTGATTTCACCCATCAATACTCCGGTCACCGTAACAACGCAACAGGTACGTCTGCCCTCTTGGATTTCGATCGAATCAGTCGGGCAAGATGAATTTTGAGGCTAAAATGTTGCGTTGAAATTTTTGAGTCTCGCGCTTTGATCAAATTCCAAGATGGCCTATACTTGAATCAAAGTTCAAGATGGCCACTGTGTAGAtaagaatccaagatggccTCTTCAATCAAAATCTGAACTAGCCGCTTCAAtcaaaatccaagatggcctcTTCAATTTAAATCTGAATTAGCCACTTCAAtcaaaatccaagatggcctcATTAGTATGAACTACTGTTTGTGAATCAATGAAGTTTTGTTTGTACGACAGTGAAAGGAGTGAACTATCACGGTTTAAAGAGTGAGTATATAATCAGTGGCAGTGACTGTGGAAACGTTTTCCTATGGGAAAAAGAATCGGAGAAAATAGTGCAGTATTTCCCGGCTGATGAGGGCGGTGTTGTAAGTATTTCAATTCCTCGATTGCCGCAGTAAGATTCTGTTCTGATGATGATATCGTTTTACGTCTGTTTGATTGTAATAGATCAACGTATTGGAGCCGCACCCGTGCGGTCTGTTCCTGGCGACGAGCGGTCTCGATTCGGACGTTAAAATCTGGGCTCCGACCGCCTCTGAACCGGTTCAACTCGACAATCTTCATCAGGTAATTTAACCGGGTATTAGGACTATACTCTGTACAACTTATTGATTGATAGTCTTCATCTGAACCCAGTCCCACAATTTAGAGTCTTAAGACTCAGTGGTTGAATATCGACTTATTGCAACTATTCGAGTTAAACTCGAATGCGTTGGAACTGAACTAATTAAGCACcgcagaactgtggaacaggattCTGGTGGAACTTGAACACGTTCCTGTGGAACTTATTCCtaacagaactgtggaactgggtccagaaccgTTGAACTTGGTTCAGAACTtttgaactgggtccacactgtggaattgggtcctGTATCGTGGAATTGGGTCCCAAGGAAACTaagaaagatttatttgattacTGTTCGTAATTTCAGGTGAGAAGAAAGAACCggaaagaaagaaagagagagaggatgACTGATCCTGAAGATACAATGATGCTCGATGGACAGATGCTGTGGTATCTGATGCATCATTTACAAAGATCCACCAGACGCCGAGTACGTATGATTGACACATCATAGCTCCGCCCCTTTCAGATATTCTAACTCCGCCTCCTGTACGAGTGTATATTGATTGTTTACAGTCTCGTCGCCGTGGTGATCGTGATGCTGATGAGAATGCTGACGAGGATGGT
This window harbors:
- the LOC141906759 gene encoding DDB1- and CUL4-associated factor 8-like; amino-acid sequence: MADSSETVGADTASGEEEREKDEIMNHTVDTASGEEKENDEMMSQTASGEEKENDEAMKLDEATGLANNHCSLKKDDSGIGFNESPSKDSYNLSEDSDLNIDDSGHGSTSLATPSDRSSKHSASEDTAQTDSMAGVEGATAAEQDVESDVHNPLRRKRRSQRPLLSDGEDDEADDEPTHSSSTTESSPATSSDEEDAALDKRDVTSRPVTTSRPLIRGLLEKEYGYSVRRSQVLLHEKLSSNLAMIQRLKLQTKLNKHDGCVNALHFNDKGNLLASGSDDLNIVIWDWAYSKPAIVYQSGHRGNVFQAKFMPYSGDCHVISCARDGQVRVAELSTTGVCKNTKKLAQHRGAAHKLALEDSPHYFLSCGEDALIYGIDLRESKPTKLICTKEDDKKVTLYSIHSNPTNPNEFCVGGRDNFIRIYDRRKLNEEGQGPLKKYCPHHLLNSNLKANVTCAVYNYNGTEVLGTYNDEDIYLFDTSHSDGADFTHQYSGHRNNATVKGVNYHGLKSEYIISGSDCGNVFLWEKESEKIVQYFPADEGGVINVLEPHPCGLFLATSGLDSDVKIWAPTASEPVQLDNLHQVRRKNRKERKRERMTDPEDTMMLDGQMLWYLMHHLQRSTRRRSRRRGDRDADENADEDGEVSDDSSASISLSDDDYDDDNDDDDAAGADAANRGVSCQPS